AATACAAAAGGTACTTCTTTGGTAAGATATTAGTGTTGCTGGTAATCCAACCATATTATATTTGAGCATCTACTTACTGGAAGGAACTCGACTTTAATTGATCCCACACTGTGGCTCGATCAGAGGTTGCTCGCACTTTGTCCCAGTGCAAAGGCTTCAACTTAGGCTTGGATGGATCTGTATCGCTAGAATCATGTCTTTCTAAAGAACTGGCACCTCCGCTTTGTTCTTCAGAAGTACTTGTCTTCTCACTCCCTGGTGTTGATTTTGGAGTGGGACTCCTTGATTCTGTCTTGACCATTTGCTGGTAAGCTGCTGAAGGAACATTCCTTTGTGATCCTTCCGGTTTGTGGGGTGTTGAGAGTGGAAGTGGGGGTGGtggaggtggtggtggtggtggtggtgttgTTTTTAATATTTGTTGGGCTTGGTTGCTTATCAATTGAAGCCTTGTCATATCTGGTGGAGGAGGTGGTGATGAAAACTTGGCCCTTTTTGTCACATATGGCAGTTCTGGCCTAGTATATTGCAAGGGAGGCTCAGGTGGAAGTTGCTCTATCAAACCCCCTTGTGGTTGCCGCGGAGGAAGTGGGGGAGCTGGAGCTTGCTTAATGGATGGTATTATAGAATGTTTTACTTCAGGGGATGAATCAGAAAGGCGTGATCTTGGAGAAGTTCTCTTTGAATAAGGAACATAATTCTTGTTGCTTGAGTAACTCTCACGTAAACTGGGAGTGTAATAACCTTCTTCATTGCTGACAGTGGAGCCTTGTGGAGTGTGAAATGCAGTGTCATGACTCTCCTCATCGGATGATGACATTGCAGTAGGTGAATTAATGCTTGGAGGGGGTTGGGGTTTGCTCAATGGTGGAAGGGGTTGAAGGTCAGGACTTGGCCTATACCTGGTATCCATTCTTTTCACAGAGCTCAACTTTCGATAAGGTGAGCCAGTAGCACCATTGGACTCAGTCACAGCTGATGTCTTAGCAGGTGGCTCAACTGTCCCAATGTAAAGGAAAGTCGAAGGCGGCGTTCTTGATTCCTCATTGATCCTCTGATCAGAATTTCCTCTTACAAGCTTTTGAGTTTCATCTGGGTGCTTAACACGGTGCTTGTAAAGGTAGAATGCCAAAGCAGATAACATTCCCAAGGTAACAATTCCAACTGATATTGCAATTGCCACTTTCTTGACTGGCTTTGCTGGTTGTGTGGCAACTGAGTTTGACACTGGAGTTCCATTAGCTGGAGTTACTGGAGGTTGATGTGTCTGATCTGGTGTAGTCCCAGTAGGGACTTCTGGAAAAAAAGGCTGAGAGTTGACTGGCTCTGCCGGTGGCGGCGGCGATATTTCAGAATCCGGCGGCGGTGTTGAACTTACTGGAAAGAGTGGTTGATGCAGAATCCTCCTGGTTTTTTCCTTGACAACCAAATCTTGAAATTGACAAGTAAAAGATGAAAGCAGTGATAATATGAAGAAGATGCTTAGACCTGCTGCTCTCATGGTAATGTTTTGAAGGTATCTCTTAAATTAGTATTTTCTTTTCCCAAATTCATCTCCGAATTTTGCTCCACAAATAATTCTCTAGAGAGAAAAAGACAGTAAAGAGAAGCTTCTGTTAGCTGCAAGATCTGTTTGTTGTAGCCTGTAGCCTATAGGGGTGGGGTGACCATTAGCCCGCACTTCCTATAATTATGCCCTGAAATTAAGATTTTGTTAAGTTTAGAGTTAGCAAACTAGATTAACTTATTAAGTAACTTGAtttaaagaataattaaaaagggATAGTAACCAATATATATCATTTGGCATCTAGTTTGTCAAACATAATCGAAGTCGATGTAtatgcatattatatatatatatatatattagtataaaaatactatatatatatatatattgtttgtaAACTAGATAACCTAAGAAATATTGAACGGTAATTTTCACAATTAAAAAcgtctcaattttttttcacaattaaAAAGAGTCAATTGAGGGACGCATAAAGGAATGGAATGCCACAGGTGTAGTGAGAATCTACTTTTATAAGATTAGGTGCTTTTTTCCACGTTAAAGAGGGGATATGACAATTGCTGCTGGGGCAATAAAGATCACGTTCCATATTGCTTTTTATTTTGTCCATATAAaactttttataattattttttcccctAAACTTTGCCTTTTTCGTGACAGAGTGGAGGGGACAAAGTAACGTTCCACTCTTTTCTTCTTGGCACTGTTAAATACGTAGTCATGTGTCAATTTTAGCTTCCAAATTTATTTGGGCAAaaatgggtaattgaaatttatatttgattgcTGACTAATTATATTCATCTCATTTTCATGTGTTCACACATGTGGCATGAAAAAAGTAATTTGAAGAGAATTCTGGATTATATTTTTAGCCAACAATTACCATATCTGTAATTAATTAAGGGGACAGTACTAGCAATTTGAGAGAAAATAGTTGACGTTAGTCTCCTTTATTGaactttttccatttttctgaCAGCTAGATCCACCGACGATTTATACATCTAATCTTGCTAATATTTTATGGGATTAAAAAAACACGTCGTTCGAGTATTTGCtttaatcttctttttcttgtttacttttaattattcaattatatttatttctttattcatCTACGTATTGTGGTTGGATCTACAGATTACAAACGAGGAACGACAGCGTAATCCTTTTCACCGCCCACCACACACTATATATTAGGTCCATATTAACATTCCACCAGTTGACACATTTTCAAGaaaggtaaatattttttttaatttctctaattaattttattatttttcatgtttttataagaaactttgaatttttttaatataatatggtaattttgaaaaaaaataatatgagtgTCATacgttttaaattattaaaattgattAGACTTGCCAAAACAACCCTAATGACATGGACTTTAGAATCTCTTTAGATACAAGTTTCACGTCTTTACATTTGGGAGCTACAATTTTCACTAAAATGTCCCAATAAAAATTTTGGTGGATTAATCACCACTGTTCAATTTATCTTTTCCTACTTTCTATTAATTATATAGAAATTTCTTTCTGATTTCTTTATATAATAATAGGGTCCTGTACCAGGATTTTACCATAGCTGGAAAGAGCAGTGAAGATGCACGCATAATTAGTAATTAGTGCTAACGTTACTCAACCATATGATATAATGATAATCATTTcgtaaatttttataatttagatCTCTCATCATAATAACTTTCACAAGAATTTCCCTTTTCTATTACGCCAAATGGTGGTCACAATCATAACAAGCTCATGGTTTCCCTGTTCGGGAATGAATACTttgcacttattttaaataaaaattacatttaatGTAGACATCAAATAAtggttaaataataaatatgcatatttCATTCGTTTGGTGTAAATATTCTATGCTGGATAAGTTTTCCTTACCCTCATTTAGtcatatgaaaattaaataatatagacATTCTTTAATTATTCTTCCTCTCAATTTTGCTTCTTGCTCAAAATTTGCTAAATTAATTAGAGGAAACTACAAAATTGAAGCGTGCTAATTTGGATGAATCTCCAAACACGCAAAAACTGTCGGTGTTTTAGTTGAAGAAAAGTACacaattaagaaaaaagaaacctTAAATTAGGTAGGTTACAAATTACAATACATAATTTATCATTCATATGGCCATAATtcaacttaaattattttgattagaAGTAAATGACACGCTGATTTCTCTTTCCATGCCCAATAAAGCAACTAGCTTAATTAACATGTACAATCGTAGATACACGAAAACATAGCTAAATATGTCTTTTTATATGCTTTATAAATTTGTTTGCACCTATAAATTGTACTTATTTGAATCAATTTCCTTTGAATGGCCTACACTGAGTGACGTGTTAGATTGTTTATCAGCTTGGCTTTCTGATTTCTCTCTTTAATAAATCAAGAACCATATTTACATTTTCAGTAAATGAAACATGTTAGACTGTACAACATAATTAAACTCATGATAAAACTCGTCCTAAACCTAAATTAGCCTCTAGGTTAGGTATATCTAATGCAACAGTACTAACAGAACCAAACAAAAGAGTAATTTGGAGTTTTAATGGATCATGGATGAAGATATTATGTTAGACTGCAGGGGCATATCCACATAGAGTGATCGATGGTCGATTGaagtatcaaaaaattataaatttatataagtatcaaaaaattataaatttatataagtatcaaaaaattataaatttatttattataccTGAAATATTTTTAACGAAATGTCCGAATTTGTCATTATTAAATTGCAATATTTTAGGAGCTCGGTGGATAGTAAAATCATTGAGGAATAATAGCAATTTGGTAGGTAAATCGATCTAGTCATTTTGCCTCGATCGTGACACACACGTTTAATGAATGGTATCTGATAAGGTCGATGATGGGGCAACAAAAATATCCAGTACGATTTGGAGCAACTTGAACTTAGACACCTTGCCTCTCGAATACTTTTTGTGCTTTTGCACCATTTGATACTTCACTTAGGGCCGTTCAAGCTCGAAtcgaaaaatattattgatttattggtAATGGATAATTGATATAATGActtgtgattttttttgttatcaagCTATTGATTTTATAATGATTTAAGATTTTTTCTTAATGGGTTAATCGATAGTAAAATAATTACTAAATTACAGTTATACCCTTGATATGTAAAGTTGAACATGTAATAGAGCCGAATATATCTCATTAAACACCGTCCATTTGTCCTTTGACATATGATGGTCCTGGGCCCAATGATAACACCCAGACAAATTAAAACAGCAAACAAGGCATCTTCCTTTCTTACCTTCAAATGTTCTGTTGAATATCACTTGTATTGAGGTTTGGTGGTCAACATTCTTTGCATTAGAATGGTACAATTGGCTATACGGAAAGTAAGGCAGGGGAGTAAGTTGTAATGTTGAAGAATCCTTGACGTATGAAAAGCAGATGAGTGGTCTCTTTATATAGACTTGTACAATCCTCAGCTCTTAAGCTAGCTTTTCAGATTGAGTTATgtttgaaattcattttttgttaaattacgatcaaaattcatttttcaacCCAATATATATGGTGCTAATTCTGAAGTCACAACTACTTTGTAAACTAATGAACTTAACTTCTATTTATTGatggtttaaaaaatatttgcacATCATTgggtaaaaatatatatgtatatttatattatcaatgcatataaattaaatgtagtacggaacattttccttcatactcAAAAATGCTTACTCATAAACACCAACTACCTGATAATAAGCCTAGAAGTGTTCAGTTGCCAAATGGTGAAACAACTCTAATTACACATACGAGCTCCTGTCGAGTAATTCCTAAGGACATAATCAACAATGTTTCACAACTTACTAAAGATCTTAAGTGTGCAGTATGTTTCTTTCCTGACTTTGTTGTCATTCAGGACCTCTCAAATGGGCAGGTGAAGGAGATGGGTAGAGAGCATGCTGGACTCTACCTTCTGCCAAATCACACCTCACCTATAGAAACAACCCCTCAATGCTCTTCTTACTTAGCACATAGTGGCATTTCTTCTTCAACAGAATCTCAGTCACTGTTATGGCATCAAAGGCTAGGCCATACTTCTTCCAGTGTTCTGGCTCGTCTACTTGCTATTTCCCCTACTCAATGCTCTAAAGATCTCCACAGCTGCACCATTTGTCCCTTAGCCAAGCAACATAGACTTTATTTTCCCAACAGTATTACTGTGTCCACATGTTTTTTTCAATTACTACATATTGATGTTTGGGGGCCTTTTAACACCCCCACCTATGATGGCAacaaattttttgttattatagtAGATGATTGTACCAGAATGCTATGGATATTCCTAATAAAACTAAAGAGTGATGTTTGTGTAGTTTTGAAAAACTTTCTCATTTTTGTTAAAACTCAGTTCAATGCTATGGTGAAAACTATTAGGACTGATAATGGATTTGAGTTTGTGAATGATGAATATCACAACTTATTTACCAGCTTAGGCATTACTCATCAGAGGACGTGTATTCACACACCTCAGCAAAATGGTATTGCTGAGAGAAAACATAAACACATTCTTGAGGTTGCCAGCGCAATCAGACTTCAAGGTCATATCCCTATCAGGTTTTGGGGTAATTTTGTCCTCACAATAGCTTACATCATTAACTTGTTGCCAACTCCTATCTTACATGGAAAATCTCCTCATTAAGTATTTCACAACTCCAAACCTACTCTTCAACATTTGAGAGTCTTAGGTTGCTTGTGTTTTGCAAAGAACATGTACATTCATGATAAGTTTCAATCTAGAAGTGTGGTGGTTGTTCACATGGGCTACAGTACTACTACTAAAGGTTATATTCTCTACAATCTAAAGGACAAGAAATTCTTTCTTAGCAGAGATGTGGAGTTTCGGGAATCCATATTTCCCTTTGCAGCTTCTCCTTTCACTGTCTGGCACTTATTTCCAACTGTCTACATTCCATCAGATGTTACTCCATTATATGGTGTACCTTTCACTGATGTTGTTCAATCAGATGATGTCACTGATCTGCCTACAGTGATTCCTGAGTCAGTTCCCAAGGGTTCTGATGTTAAGAGATCTCAAAGGAGTTCCAAAGCCCTTTATGGTTGCAGGATTATGTTGCGTCAGCTCATCTCAAGCCTATCCAGCCCCTATATTCTATTAACAAGGTTGTTGGGTATGGTTGATTGTCTCCCTCTTATTAGGCCATTTTATCTTCTTTTGGTACTGAGGTAGAACTGGCTATATTTGAAGAGGCTTGCCAGGATCCTAGGTGGATTGAGGCAATGCAAGCTGAAATCTCAGCTTTGGAAACACATCAGACTTGGACTGTAGTACCATTACCTTCTCATAAGAAACTCATTGGCTGCAAATGGATCTTCAAAATTAACTATCATGCATCAGGTAAGGTAGACAGGTTCAAAGCTAGGCTAGTTGCTAAGGGGTTCAACCAAAGTGAGGGTCTAGATTATCAAGAAACTTTCTCACCTGTGGTCAAGATGGTTACTATCAGAAGTGTGTTAGCTTTGGCTGCTGTTGAGAGCTGGCACGTCCACCAAATGGATATGTCAATTGTTTTTCTTCAAGGTGACCTCTTTGATGAAGTGTATATGACTTTCCTTAGGGGTTTCAACTACCTAAGGGATTTACTGTGCAGGGGGAGAAACCAGTGTGCAGGCTCACTAAATCCCtatatggattgaaacaagCCCCTCAACAATGTAATGTGAAACTAACAGATGCTCTTATCAGATTGGGATTTGTTCAAAGCCATGCAGATTACTCTTTGTTCATCAAGAAAACTGGAACATCTTTGGTGATATTATTAgcatatattgatgatataatgATTACTGGCAATGATCTTAGTCTTATTCAACAGACTAAAAGAGTTCTACAAACTACATTCAAGATGAAGGACCTCGAAGATCTCAGATATTTTCTAGGCATTGAGTTTGCTAGATCACATGAAGGGATTGTGATGCATCAAAGGAAATACTCTCTTGAAATCATCTCTGAGGCTGGACTTGGAGCTGTTAAACCGGCTTCCAGACCTATTGATCCTTATGTttaattaactacaaaagagtATGATGAAATAAATTGTACAGGAAAAGAAGACAAGCTACTGGAGGATCCAGCTGTATACAGAAGACTAATAGGAAAGTTATTGTATCTCAATGTCACAAAGCCAGACATAGCCTTTGCTACACAAATTCTGAGCCAATTTCTACATCAACCAAAACAGTCACACCTTAATGCTGCTATTAAGGTGGTGAAGTATGTCAAAGGCCAAACAGGGCTTGGTGTACTATTTTCCAGCAAGAATAACAAACAGTTGAAGGTCTATTGTGATTCAGATTAGGGAGCTTGCTTACACACCAGAAGGTTTGTTACAGGATTCATAGTGACTCTCTAATATCATGGAAATCCAAGAAACAAGGTACTATTTCTAGGAGTTCAGCTGAAGCTGAGTACAGGAGCATGGAAAGTACAATAGCTGAACTGGTATGAATAACAAAGTTGTTTAAAGAACTACACGTAGAGATTATAACTCCAGCTACTATCTATACTGATAGTAAGTCTGCTATACAGATTGCAGCAAATACAGTACTACATGAAAGAACAAAGCACATAGAATTGGACTGTCATTTTATAAGGGAGAAAATTTAGAATGATTTAGTTAAAACTGAGTATTTACATACAACAGAACAAGAGGCTGACGTACTGACTAAGGGTCTAGGAAAGTCTCAACATGAGT
The Solanum stenotomum isolate F172 chromosome 12, ASM1918654v1, whole genome shotgun sequence DNA segment above includes these coding regions:
- the LOC125847574 gene encoding formin-like protein 6, whose protein sequence is MRAAGLSIFFILSLLSSFTCQFQDLVVKEKTRRILHQPLFPVSSTPPPDSEISPPPPAEPVNSQPFFPEVPTGTTPDQTHQPPVTPANGTPVSNSVATQPAKPVKKVAIAISVGIVTLGMLSALAFYLYKHRVKHPDETQKLVRGNSDQRINEESRTPPSTFLYIGTVEPPAKTSAVTESNGATGSPYRKLSSVKRMDTRYRPSPDLQPLPPLSKPQPPPSINSPTAMSSSDEESHDTAFHTPQGSTVSNEEGYYTPSLRESYSSNKNYVPYSKRTSPRSRLSDSSPEVKHSIIPSIKQAPAPPLPPRQPQGGLIEQLPPEPPLQYTRPELPYVTKRAKFSSPPPPPDMTRLQLISNQAQQILKTTPPPPPPPPPPPLPLSTPHKPEGSQRNVPSAAYQQMVKTESRSPTPKSTPGSEKTSTSEEQSGGASSLERHDSSDTDPSKPKLKPLHWDKVRATSDRATVWDQLKSSSFQLNEDMMESLFGCNSANSVPKEATRKSVLPPAEKDNKVLDPKKSQNIAIMLRALNVTKDEVTEALLNGNPEGLGPELLETLVKMAPTKEEEIKLREYSEDASKLGSAERFLKTVLDLPFAFKRVEVMLYRANFDGEVKDLRKSFQTLEVASEELKNSRLFLKLLEAVLRTGNRMNVGTNRGDARAFKLDTLLKLVDIKGTDGKTTLLHFVVQEIIRSEELDSEPPGEDLSNKANIKFKEEDFKKQGLQVVSGLSRELGNVKKAAAMDSDVLGSYVLKLAVGLDKARSVLQYEKQGMQGNFFESMKVFLKEAEDGIVRIRAEERKALSMVKQVTEYFHGDAAKEEAHPLRIFVIVRDFLSILDNVCKDVRRMQDQTVVGGARSFRIAATASLPVLSRYNVKQKRSWDDNSLSP